A DNA window from Haloferax volcanii DS2 contains the following coding sequences:
- a CDS encoding DUF7560 family zinc ribbon protein, with protein MPGQFVFDCPVCSVEVCVDAGIRERILDDGCVLCASPVETDAFDPHPRKS; from the coding sequence GTGCCAGGTCAGTTCGTCTTCGACTGCCCGGTGTGCAGCGTCGAGGTGTGTGTCGACGCGGGCATCCGCGAGCGGATTCTGGACGACGGGTGCGTGTTGTGCGCCTCGCCAGTCGAGACGGACGCATTCGACCCGCACCCGCGCAAGTCGTAA
- the narO gene encoding transcriptional regulator NarO: MNEGVHGEIHVADPSICRVSEASKETAVESVSRSVGATGDTAAVEFTAPSSAAIDDADEIFHHEQKTIYRVTHSFTEESRCACELIEGHGCPVRHLEADCGAVVLSFVAADLESFRDIVVNLKSAFDGVSLRRLTQSEPDSATGSLVFVDRDELTARQREVLETAHEMGYFEHPREANATEVAAALDINRSTFTEHLSAAQSKLLDTILDV; the protein is encoded by the coding sequence ATGAATGAGGGCGTGCACGGTGAAATCCACGTGGCCGACCCGTCCATCTGTCGGGTGTCGGAGGCGTCGAAGGAGACCGCAGTCGAATCCGTCTCGCGGTCGGTCGGCGCTACCGGCGATACCGCCGCAGTCGAGTTTACCGCCCCCTCGTCGGCCGCGATTGATGACGCGGACGAGATATTTCACCACGAACAGAAGACGATTTATCGCGTCACCCACTCTTTCACCGAGGAGTCGCGGTGTGCCTGCGAACTCATCGAGGGTCACGGCTGTCCAGTCCGCCACCTCGAAGCGGACTGCGGCGCGGTCGTGCTGTCGTTCGTCGCCGCGGACCTCGAGTCGTTCCGCGACATCGTCGTCAACCTCAAATCGGCGTTCGACGGCGTGTCACTCCGGCGACTCACGCAGTCAGAGCCGGACTCCGCTACCGGCTCGCTCGTGTTCGTCGACCGCGACGAACTGACGGCGAGACAGCGGGAAGTCCTCGAGACGGCCCACGAGATGGGTTACTTCGAGCACCCCCGTGAGGCGAACGCGACGGAGGTCGCCGCGGCGCTCGATATCAACCGCTCGACGTTCACCGAACACCTTTCGGCCGCCCAGTCGAAGCTTCTCGATACGATTCTCGACGTGTAG
- a CDS encoding QcrA and Rieske domain-containing protein has product MRLDNQHASDDCDEHCADCGDDSNHQPSIFSDDRASLARRDYAKLLASVGGLTAVASLAAPLAGLTRVFERSYTGPVYSDGIYLVDGDGERIGENALSEGEKMTVFPEPRPGIEKAPTLLVRHAEDAYGGATNLEYTVSGYAAYSKVCTHAGCMVSNEDGATLVCPCHFGKFDPTAGAKVVGGPPSRALPQLPITLSSEGNLIATGDFNGPVGPGGE; this is encoded by the coding sequence ATGAGACTCGACAATCAGCACGCATCGGACGACTGCGACGAGCACTGCGCTGACTGCGGGGACGACAGCAACCACCAGCCGAGTATCTTCTCCGACGACCGCGCCTCGCTCGCCCGCCGCGACTACGCGAAACTGCTCGCCAGCGTCGGGGGATTGACCGCCGTCGCGAGCCTCGCGGCACCGTTGGCGGGGCTGACTCGCGTCTTCGAGCGTTCGTACACCGGCCCCGTGTACTCGGACGGCATCTACCTCGTCGACGGCGACGGCGAGCGCATCGGCGAGAACGCCCTCAGTGAAGGTGAGAAGATGACCGTGTTCCCGGAGCCCCGGCCGGGCATCGAAAAGGCACCGACGCTGCTCGTGAGACACGCGGAGGACGCCTACGGTGGCGCAACGAACCTTGAGTACACGGTGTCGGGCTACGCCGCCTACTCGAAAGTCTGCACCCACGCCGGCTGCATGGTGTCGAACGAGGACGGAGCGACGCTCGTCTGCCCGTGTCACTTCGGCAAGTTCGACCCGACCGCCGGCGCGAAGGTGGTCGGTGGGCCGCCGTCGAGGGCGCTCCCGCAACTGCCAATCACGTTGTCGAGCGAGGGCAATCTCATCGCGACGGGCGACTTCAACGGGCCGGTCGGCCCGGGGGGCGAGTGA
- a CDS encoding cytochrome b, translating to MSRLDRLADRANDAGDEAYDWVDERFDLDTGRAFLGKAFPAEDSFLLGEVALFCFLLLVLTGIFLGMFFEPSTSGVEYEGSVAKFQGQEVPEAFASVLHITYDIPFGMFIRRMHHWAAHLFVASIGLHMLRVFFTGAYRNPREPNWVVGTGLAGLSMGAAYTGYALPFDEFAATATGIGYNLATSIPLVGGVVGKAFFGGEFPSSATIPRLYFLHVLVIPVAIGGLLAVHMAILVRQKHTEAPRDDDVRGLESRDRRPVEGSPSSDGGTEQTVSRDDDSVVVGLPAFPNQAAVSAVVFFLTLATLAMLAGFLPVHNIAEYGPNNPAGTPELIMPDWFLMWVYGLLKLLPSWMGFTVPLTDIHVSTEFVGGVLLPTLVFGAVAVWPFVDYHDESVHFTADPLDRPWQTAVGVAAIQFIMIASIAGMNNLLGRALGVGTGVVNPILTVALFVVPIGSAALVYRMLGDDADESRTGRVPGEAGDD from the coding sequence ATGTCTCGACTCGACCGCCTCGCCGACCGCGCCAACGACGCCGGCGACGAGGCGTACGACTGGGTAGACGAGCGGTTCGACCTCGACACCGGCCGCGCGTTCCTCGGGAAGGCGTTCCCCGCCGAGGACTCCTTTCTCCTCGGCGAGGTGGCGCTGTTCTGCTTCCTGCTTCTCGTCCTCACCGGGATATTCCTCGGGATGTTCTTCGAGCCGTCGACGAGCGGCGTCGAATACGAGGGGAGCGTCGCGAAGTTCCAAGGCCAAGAGGTGCCCGAGGCGTTCGCGAGCGTCCTGCACATCACCTACGACATCCCCTTCGGCATGTTCATCCGGCGGATGCACCACTGGGCGGCTCACCTGTTCGTCGCGTCCATCGGGCTGCACATGCTCAGGGTGTTTTTCACCGGGGCGTACCGCAATCCGCGCGAGCCGAACTGGGTCGTCGGCACCGGCCTAGCGGGCCTCTCTATGGGCGCGGCCTACACGGGGTACGCGCTTCCCTTCGACGAGTTCGCCGCGACGGCAACCGGCATCGGCTACAACCTCGCCACGTCGATTCCGCTCGTCGGAGGCGTGGTCGGGAAGGCGTTCTTCGGCGGGGAGTTCCCGTCGAGCGCGACGATACCGCGGCTCTACTTCCTCCACGTCCTCGTCATTCCCGTGGCAATCGGGGGGCTCCTCGCCGTCCACATGGCGATTCTCGTCCGCCAAAAGCACACGGAGGCCCCCCGCGATGACGACGTGCGAGGACTCGAAAGCCGGGACCGACGCCCGGTCGAGGGGTCCCCGTCGAGCGACGGCGGCACCGAACAGACCGTCTCGAGAGACGACGACAGCGTCGTCGTCGGCCTCCCGGCGTTCCCCAATCAGGCGGCCGTGAGCGCGGTCGTGTTCTTCCTCACGCTGGCCACGCTGGCGATGCTGGCCGGGTTCCTCCCGGTCCACAACATCGCCGAGTACGGGCCGAACAACCCCGCTGGGACGCCGGAACTCATCATGCCCGACTGGTTCCTGATGTGGGTCTACGGCCTGCTGAAACTGCTCCCGTCGTGGATGGGATTCACCGTTCCGCTCACCGACATCCACGTCTCGACGGAGTTCGTCGGCGGCGTCCTGCTGCCGACGCTCGTGTTCGGCGCGGTGGCGGTGTGGCCGTTCGTCGACTACCACGACGAATCGGTCCACTTCACGGCCGACCCACTCGACCGGCCGTGGCAGACCGCCGTCGGCGTCGCCGCGATTCAGTTCATCATGATTGCCTCCATCGCGGGCATGAACAACCTCCTCGGCCGGGCGCTCGGCGTCGGAACCGGCGTCGTCAATCCGATTTTGACCGTCGCGTTGTTCGTCGTCCCCATCGGCTCCGCAGCCCTCGTCTACCGCATGCTGGGCGACGACGCGGACGAGAGCCGAACCGGACGCGTTCCGGGGGAAGCCGGCGATGACTGA